The sequence TCATGTTATTttgatacatatatttatcatttcttGACATACATCAATTAAGTGTGATTGATTATGCAGGTTAATCCGAGAGAGTCTGGCTTGAAAAAGAAGGGTCTTCCTCATTTCGATTTATGTACTGAGATGTTCTCATCTTCTGTGGCCACCGGCAGTAATGCCCATTCCTTTGCCATGCCCTCCTGTCTCCAACAATGATAATGATGAAGTTGATGTAAGCTATCCTACAATGGATACTAGTAATCCACTCTCATCCGGGCCCGAGAAAATTCCAACAACAACACGAAAAGGGGGGCAAAGTGATCGGTTGAAGCGAATTGATAAATGCATTGATGCCATAACCGCTTGCAGTGAAGCCAAAACTTGGAAGCtggcaaatattttcaatgataATATTGAAGACTGCATGGCTGCGCTGTCTAAAATGGAGGGACTACCGCGCGATTTATTCTTTGCAGCGCAAGATCAGTTTGTGCTGAAGGTGAGGCGTCAAATGTTTCTTCTGATGAGTGATGAGGACAAGCGTGCTTGGGTTGAAACATTGAGAAagtgaacaattttttttatttttatagggcTGCATGAATTTGaagacaatttttttatatacttgcaTGATGTTAGTTGTAGGTATTTTTCTTTacatcattttaaatattacatgtatGTTGTTCATGGTAATTCATCACTTTACTGACGTCATTAATCTTGTATGCTgcaagatttaaaaaaaagtaggtataattattgaactaaaattaatattaaatatatttagctggataaaaaaaaatttaccataatttcttttccagtattttgtatttatcaaaaattcaaattcaagttctttttcccTGCTCATACATCAGACTAGTTAGAAACCTTTTACTCATTTATACTTTTcgaaatttgattataattgaatagatgtgtttgaatttaatttttttaaaaataattttatataagaaaatgaaaacatattattactatccaataaaattagagtagaatgattttaaaatctttccaattaaaattgtccaagtaatttttgaaaatattattactaaaaagATCTAGAATAATGAAGTAGTAAGTCTTGACAATTTTGACCAGAAatcctatatataaataaaaatccaattaattattcattttacacACCTCGTTTgcttataatttaatgagaATGACAATTTTGCgttacaattattatattaaaaatagttcaattaattattcactttattcacctaattttcttacaatagatgtaattacaaaaattatatatttgtcacCAAACCTCCGTCCTTTCAAATTTTGTCACCAATCCTCTTTGTTGTCATTTTGTCGCCAACCCTCTTTGTTACCATTTTATCACCAACCCCCTTTCTTGTCAAATAATGGGGGTTGATACACAATTGGCCAAGTATAAAAGAGTACTTTGGCTTGTGTCTAATGCATATTTGCATTAGATTACAAATATACCACCAAGCAATTTGAGCAAAAATAGATAGATGGATGAATCAAGCGGCAACAGTCGTTCTAATAGTTCTTCTGATATGTCCTCGGATGAGGAAAACAACCTCAGGTTAATCCATGAATTGTTAAGCACTTCAATTTTGAAGACGAAACAACCACAACATAATTCAATTCTGCAAGGCTCTAATTGGCTGAACGAGCTTCTGTCTGGGCACCCGATCAAATCTACAATATGTTACAtatgaacaaagaaacattCCAGAATTTATGCATGTTCCTAAAAAGGAGAGGTGTTTTAATAGACTCGCAACGGACGCGTGTCTCTGTCATGGAATCAGTCGCCATTTTCTTACAAATCGTTGGTTTAAGCGAGCGCCAGAGAACGAGCTGCGAGCGGTTCCAGCACTCTTTGGAGACCATCTCCAGGCACATGAAAAGGGTTTCGCGAGCTCTGAATCTTCTTGCATCGGAACTAATTTGTCCTCcaaatttcaatcatattcATCCCAGAATCCTTAACAATACACACTTCTTTCcatattttaatgtaatatatactGCATTCATTTTTCACCGAAATTATTTTAAGGTAATATATACTGCATTTTCCTTCTCAtaacatttcaaattatttattattaggatTGTGTCGGCGCAATTGACGGAACACTTATAGCAGCAAGTGTTCCGGTGTCCATGCAAAATGCATACCGTTCACGTCACGGTGATATATCACAAAATGTTATGGATGTTTGTGATTTTAACTTGATGTTCACGTATGTCATGGCCGGATGGGAGGGTAGCGCAAATGATGCCCGTGTGTTCATGGACTGCCTAAATAATGATCATAATTTTCCTTCGCCACCAAATAGTATTACATTTACATTATTGCTTGTGGAACCGCTAATTTGACAGTCTTCATTGATAATAAAcatctctttttatttcaggtaaatattacatagtgGATTCCGCTTATCCCAATTTTCCTGGATTCTTGGCGTCGCACCGTCAAGATCATTATCATATCAACTCGTTCAGAGGTAACAACCGGCAAGCCCATTCACCCAAAGAACTATTTAACCAGCGTCACTCGCAGTTGCATAATGTCATTGAGCGGGCGTTTGGTGTGCTAAAGAACATATTTCTTATTCTGAAAGGACCTATGCCGCCATACAGCTTAGATCGTCAATGAGATCTTGTCATTGGATGTTATGTGATCCACAACTTCATACGAAAATTTGGCATAGATGACCAATTTTTTGAACGTGGGGAACGAGGAGAGTTTGACAATCTTGACAATGAAGCAAACGATCAGTTTCGTCGTTCGCCTCAACAATTGCAAGAAGATATAGATACGCAAGCAGCATTCCGCGATGCAATGGCCGGCCATTTGTGGAATGATTGAGTGACCGATAACGATAATGTTGATTGAATTATTGTATTTGCGATCGCTTAAAATTGACCAAATTAAAGTagttttattaacaaaatatattgctAGTATTTTGTGTGTTGGATTTACAGTTCAAATGTTTTAttatacatctatatatatgtctccatctatatctatctatctatctttctatatatcaaaattttttattgaatttgacccaatttaaattatgatatttaattaaatatagatcattttttatatataatcaatacggtataaaaatataaaaatacggtattgtttgtattaaaatatataaatataaaaatgagttGCATTATtacaaaacattaattttatataaattttaatagacatcaaatcaaatgtcaAATAAGCTTGCTTGTGGAAGGAAGCAATGAGTTCTCCAAGAAATTTGCAGCAAAGTGGTTTAACTCATTAATGAAgtattttgcatcaatttttattaaatatacataactttttatatataatcaatatggtagaaaattatgaaaaataaaaaacgaaTAAAGCAAATGttgtttgtattaaaatatataaatgtaaaaatgatattcattattacaaaaattttaattttatataaattaaatacacatcaaatcaaatgtcaATTGCTTGTGGAAGGAAGCAATGAGTTCTCCAAGAAATCTGCAGCAAAGTGGTTAACTTATTAATGAAgtattttgcatcaatttttattaaatatacatcacttttatatataatcaatacggtagaaaaatatgaaaaataaataacgaaTAAGGCAAATGttgtttgtattaaaatatataaatgtaaaaatgatattcattattacaaaaattttaattttatataaattaaatacacatcaaatcaaatgtcaATTGCTTGTGGAAGGAAGCAATGAGTTCTCCAAGAAATTTGCAGCAAAGTggttaattcataaaaaaagtattttgcatcaatttttattaaatatacatcattttttatatataatcaatacggtagaaaaatatgaaaaataaacaaagaataaaGCAATGAGTTGTCCAAGAAATTTGtagcaaatttgttttttctaatGATGTATTTTGCATCAAATTTTACTAGTATGTCCCTATTTTTTAGTGTAATTCCCATGCAACCTTCCAATTTATAACTTTGTCTATAAATCCAATCCGTGCACCATTTCAATCTACCTTCTTCATCCATAATATCTTCACATCAAACTTGTTATCCACTGCTTTCTGCTTTCTGCTTTGTGCTTTCTGCTTTCTCCTATTTCACAAAACGTGTGAGCaaatttttccttcttattCATAAAATCATAAACATGGTTGTAAGCGGTTATATATTTCAGTCCGTCGTTTTTTATCGTGAACGATTGACAAGGGAGATGGAGGACGTATTCGTCCAATCTCTCATCTACTGCAAAAGGCTAGGTATATGGCGCCCAAACCACCACAACATGCAAGCCATCCATTCCGCCCTATTCGACGTGAATAGGGATTTCCTCACGTGAATAAGTTACGCTTGGGCGTATACAAGGATTGACCAACTCCGAGATCGTTTTTATACGTTCCAATGGGTGTGAAATCGTCCGGGCGTTACATGAAATCATGACGAAAGGAGACTAACGACGGACGACCAAGTGTGGGATGCCATTGCCCGGGTATGTTTCGTTATGTTTTCATAttgcaaatttctttttcttttaacaataaaaattgaaataattttctgtatGCTAATGAATAGGAGAATCGAATGGCTCGATGCTACCAGAATGCGTACGAGCCAAAGTGGGAAGAGTTGTGCGAGCTCTTCGATGAGGATGAGAACCTCGACATTTCGGTACCCAACAAGGAGGAATAAGATGACGATGCTGATCTTCTCCCGAATTTCCAAATATGGCAGCCCCCCCCCCAACGTGATGAGCCTGCTACCgtcattttttatcatatttgcaTGGATGCGTCGTCGAGCTCGGATGACGAAGATGGCACGGACTTAAACGTCCCAAAGGTGCCAAAAGACGATGGTGCAAGCTCGTCCAATGCGGCGCCGCCGGAAGAAACCCTTGTACTGGAAAATgattgtaaaattttttttaatttgaagattGATTTTTATGTAAGCCATTGATGctttatttatgaaagacCCTCAATTTTGCACGTAATAGTCTTCATAATTGCTATTCTCCTCTCCCATTcacatgcaatatatatatattctcaaacattttaattaattgttgaattaataatataacaaggCCAAGTTATGTTATAATCTCTATTTCTTACTCActgtgtaataataaaatttgtttgtctTTTACATGCATCTtctacttataaaaaatatatttaatcccaTTCAcgtcttttttctattattataaaaaatatattttattataataatatacatcttCTACTTAATTCCATTGAcgtcttttttctatttataaaaaatatattttattataataatatacatcttCTACTTTTACatgcattctattttttatgtattttgttaatttggtttaaaaaaataaaataatagttattgttTACTTATACATTTCTATCTATTTTGTATTCCAaatttttgcttaatttatttttttattattataatttttcttttcgcaaccaatctttttttttttaatgcatttaGACTTCTAAAGAATGcattttgataaatacttGTCTATATGGCATACTCTATATATGTCATTATGTTAATGATTCTCAATGATGGAGCATTGCTGAATCATGGTTTGGTTTCAAGAACAATATTCTCTTCTTAGAAACTGTTGTATACTTCAAACCTCCTATCAATGTTTATAATAGCATTATGGTATGTGTCCTAACTTCTAGGAGTAATGTGTTGCTTGTTGCATTCCCTATTCGGTATATGTGCATTTTGCTTTAAGTTTCCATTGGGAGtagttaaaaaattctttaaaatttgtcatattGTAATTACAtccctttcaatttttttcgcGCTGAAACACTCCTATGATTTAAATATCTTAGAAAATATTGTTACAattgttgatttgttttttgttttttgttcaattgattattttgtttttcatctttattttgagatttatttgcACCGATGAAAGTGGTCTATTCTTTCATgactattaaattattttaatttattttataattatttagttttttattcatgataattaatttactctttatttttctgttcaaattgatgaaataatattcaaaatttaaaataatataaacagaattaaaataaaataatataaaaaggagacatatattcaatcaattagGTCAACTCTCATAACTACtttctgtcacatcaaaagtacatatacctatattcaacattctcacacctatatacctacatttggaaacaactaaaccaaacatattctcagttTTCGCTCAAAAACCAATAAACCATTTCCACCCATTTCCAAAagttgaaaactgaaaatgaaaatgaaaacacaaccaaacagGCCCATAGATTTCCACAGTAATGCAACACCAACGTTTATGGGAACCAGACTTAGAaaaaatccaggaagaaatccGAGGAGAGCGCTTGAAAGTACACCTTAGGCAAGGACCATGCTTCAACCCTTGCATCAATACAACATCGTACTCAACTTGGATGTTATCAACTTTCGAAACATTGAGAAGCTAATAAATGAATAGGTTGCAGCCATAAAAATAGCAACCACCCTAAAactcgacaaagaaaaaatctcataaaactagtggagttgagcttggaggtATCTGTGAAGATCGGATTAGATAACACCCTAGAAGATACCAAAGTCAGTATCTTTGGGAGATTCGAAGAGCGCTGGAGCAGATTGGCTAAGAAGgtttatcaagatacacttcatcagAGATGGATACCTTGAAAGAAGTAGAGAAGAGAAGGCTAGAGGATATGCACAAGCCCTTTTTAGCCTTGAACTAAGAAGTATTTGTGCaatagatgaatatatatatatatatatatatatacagtttTGCAAGTATTTATTCTAGAGTGGAATACGAACAGAAGTAGCAACTCCAATGTTCTTTGTAAAAATCTGAAGTCCATGGAGTGAGATattgatccagtcatacaaaaTACCTGAAGGACAGTTGGATTCAACTGCAAAGAGAATGTCTTTTCTTAAAGATAAATTGAAGGACTGGTGTTATCAAACATCCATCCACAAAAACATGAAGAGGCTAAGAAGTAAGATCAAACAAACCCCTCTctattgtgataacaatgatttttctatggttataggagaatcaagcaaGCCGAGTAAGAGGAAGAAGTagaatagtgactcctactCTAGGAACTCTAGAAGAACCACTTTTAGGCcgagatcatggtggtccaaatCAAAGGCCAGATCATACAGATTTTGACAGAAAATTAGACCAACAAGGGCTTCATCCCAGAGATTTAGatgaacagatgcaagatttGAAAGCATTAAAAAgatgcgagtggatcggcccgaGAATGCGCAAGCGAAAGCGGTAAATAAAATTGCGTAAATTAAaaaccaaatatattaaaaccaTTATTCTaaagggtgtacccttggagttctcgGACATTCgatttagttaaataaataaataaaactaaaacggggcttatggtaaaattaaaactagaAGTGCAAGAAACGTAAATCAAGGTTACCTTTTTCTTAGTTTACTTTGAACCTCCTTTCGTTGATTCGTTCATGCAAGACTTCAACATAGAAGTCTTTAAAGACACCACACCACAACGGAATATGGGATCCCTTAATTCattttgctagaagaaaataagggagaaaaaatacatcaagTGTCAAGAGAGAGGGGGTGGCCGACTTAGTGTCTAGGGTAGGAATTAAGTTTTGTGTTGTGTtatcttaataattattaaaaataactaatatatataccttataTGGATGTACTAGAATGTGTCTGTATTCATTCCACAATTCATAaggtaatatattatttattccaaataaaaagtgaCTAACATatcactttccaaaagtgagaattgctagtcaattatttcatttcctaGGATTATCCAATGAGTTTTAATTAGCGtgcttggccgattttatggagataaactaaaaaaccccactaattttaattaaaatccacttaattaagcccaacatatatttaatccaagtAAATACAAGagcccaataagcctttattaattaatatgtccaatttattaaataatttaatatgtccaatttattaaataatctcaatataaattaatcctattaatttatccttgggttCCTCCATCCAATAGATCTCTCttatttgtaagtaatccaattacttacataattaattccaATTAAATCTACGTTCcttcttggtgatttgtgtgtgactctttaggttcactttCAGCTAGGCTTAGGCTAGTGttaaacactattattaattgaatctaatttaattaataattttttatccacccttgatcaagaaaatcCATTACCatggtggccgtctagcaatgattcatggcactagagactaagcgaatatccatgtgaacttttaggctctcgagtccatacgggtaagGTCCTTCCGTTTaccatctcccggccttagtttagggcatgaaattgagTGTCGGctcccatcctagactaggcgtctatgcttaatacttgagatcatattatgccaaattgctcgatataggaacctcttttcccattcgaccaatgactatGGCCACAGGTTTGTAAAGcgtgaacgcatctccaagtgcatatgAGATGCCTCTGTCACGTAttgacaggggatggatcctcttcttgaaactcaccgtcctcgctacatactctgACTGCATTGGATAAGGTTTATAATGATCGTGTTTGAGACACAGTCACTTCTCACACAAattcaagatacagtcatcgtgtgcatgtgactgtcgtgattcctcaagtctgagaactactcccgtactatcagagtcggggactcaagtcttaccgaccaagcctctaaggcttccatatgaagaTTCCCgagagtcagttcagtcagttgaccaccttatcaactaacccactgaaTTTGCATAGACGTCAACCGTCTATCGTCGATGAAACGAGACACTCATCCAAcgcaatactcagtgcaagtctTAGTAAGACTCTTTATGCCTAAGTTGAGGACCGTAGGACTCttgatgcccagtctcgaggtcctaaACTTTGAACATTTTAGACCAACCCTCTGAAGTTGGTTTCACAGCCGACATGGGTTATTAAGTTGTATATGGGCATTTcttgtgacgtcaaagcagtgcttgacgtaatttggtaagcacaatagATACATGTGCTAAagacgaatacttaccatattcgttaagacaatattgcttaaataaagattgcttgaatggttctcaaaatcacCAATCtcattggcttttggtcacctattccaacaaaaTCCATAGGAAGAATCCCTAAAAGAAGCACTTTAGACGAGCCCAAACTTGAGCCaataaaagtttcaaagactaCAAGTACTGGCCATGCGGAATAAAAGGTCATATATCTCCAGATTGCCCGAAGAAACTGAAAGAATCGATATAGCCCAgtgatgggtgtcgaatccaccaaaaataaattctaagaacacttttgtagaagtGTGAGTAAGATCGAATCCACAGGGATCGGTTTTAtgttaattccttcaaaaataaaaataattagaggGGTTTTTATCGTgaacaagaataaaaataaaaactaaattaaactaaggagctaaaattagaagaggtaaatataagagaagagtattccagttaaagcCAGGACCAGGTTCatgcttaattccacggtcgatcatagatgcaaagataacaataattcatgatagataaattggttatggctattggtacgacctaacgaccttacctttccttaccttgtggatagtcaaggaacgtccgttgactaaatccctaatcagtaaacaaccttgggaacgtcctcaagatttaatttaccgacaacattaagaactagaaaggcccaattctaaccaataaattcctacgaggatttatttaagttagattctGCATTCCCCAAAatataatcgaaaacttctataTAATCAGTTATGCTATGTTACTactagttattgaattaacaaataattacggatttgcaagttcaattggctaagcaaatattcttgataatgaataatggtacctatcattcataaatcagattatttttaacacagagaacaacacaaataccaatatgaatgaaagtaaaaaagcaaaaattagaTCTTACAACTTGTTGGATTTAAACtttcaccaagtcttcaaccggaatgagAAAACTAGCTAGACATACTCATGAAAAAACACATGGAATGCAAAgtgagaaaatattataaaaacgcagaaaaatagaaagacgAGAATTCAAGGTCTGGAAATTCCCAAGAGTCAAAAAGTGTcttttaaagtgaattacatcacatatataaactaactagatacctaattctactaggattaaaaaggtagattcctaattgaactaaaagactaatggaaataaaattattatcctaATTAAACTCCTCATTCGTAAAAAAGGTAGTTTAAGCAGCTTCAAATTCTTGCCAGAAATCGAGTTTGAGTTTTTGTccaaatttccattttggttcctttcttcattttccattccATTTTTCTTAGTAGCCTAAtgttgcaaaatattttttaattaagagtaaccaaaagcataataataaatatacaagcatgctagacatgtggctagaggatgaaaccaAAGGCATAGAAATgtaacatgaaactttacttgtttttttagatgagcagcaacatgctttgtttcccttttcattCCTCTTCCATTCActtttaggatccaaattagaactaCTCTAATTAGTCCACACTACACTATGGAATAGATAtacttctttttctattgctaaatagaacaaaaaataaggagGAAAAACAACTGCAAACAAAACACTATTGTTTActgcttttggattgtttaatgttctaacttgaatcaaattcaatatagaacaaaaaaggagaatattctGAGAGAGAAATGGGAGCAAATTTCGTGGGTCATGTGATAGGTTGGATATTTGTGtacttttgtatattacatacaactaaattgaaaattcaataactaccaactTTTCCTCCATGGCAACCTTTATTCACACATGcctataaccttcaaccatgattaaataaccactccattatgttcatcatggtgaggagtttcaactccttcttgacttgctccaacctctcTCAAATGGGCTTGTACTTCAAGTATCTATCggacttgatttaattaaattaaattaggccCAGCCAAAGttcattggacaataattaattaaattaattttagcctaGCTAtgtccaaagattcatttaatccaattaaacaaatctaagtttaaattctaattaattgatccgaTCAATTAGTTAagtcaaacctaataaattaatccaattaatataaaggtgttaagcccaaaaattaattaattcaattaattaattcttgattcatccatcaaatgcattataaaataaatgatcgaatcatttatatattctacttggattaatttaatccaattaaattaattcatttttcttctcgaattaattccaccaattccattgtgatttgtatgtgactctttaggttcaacCCCAACTAGACTTTGGCATtctgtccaacacaaataattaactaaatataatttaattaattatttctaattaaccattaatcaaaaACACCCGTCACCATAGATGACCGgctagcaatggtccatggcactagagactggGTGATTGTTGGAGTGAATATTTAAGCTCTCAAGTTCCGTACAAGTATGGTCTTTCCGTCAACCATCTcctggccttagtctagggcatggaatagGGCGTCGTTTTCCATCTTGGACCAAGCAACTATCCTCAATACTTGggatgcgtttactctattgatcaacaaagaaaaccaCTTCTTATTCAACCAATTGCTATGGTCATAGatttagagagtctaaaccatcatAGAGAGCatggagatatatccatcatgtACTAATAGTGGACggattctatttttaaatccaCCATCCTTACTACATACTCCAACTACACTGGACAAGgattataatgaccacattgaagacacagtcatctctcgccaaatcgaagatatagccatcatatgcatgcgactgccatgattcctcaagtccaaagACTAATCCTGTATATCGGAGccgggaattcaagtcatactgaccaagcctccaagacttctatatgacgattcccgcgagtcagttcaatcagttaactatcttgtcaactaatccactaaaattgcatagacatcccatgtctgtcgccaatgaaatacgacactcatccaatgaatgtaatacttagtgcaagtctctataggactcttgaTGTCTAGTTTCAAGGTCCTCAATTTGGATCGTATcaaaccaaccctcagaagttggttttatagctaccatccaatgcgcagcccaactacataggttattcaattggtttgtaagcatttgttgtgacgttaagACACCattcaatataaatagtaCGCACAAtaaacacatggtgccataGATGAATTGCTTGCATTGGATGCATAAGACTTGATAATCCatttgagttgcaaattttaagcttATTGTTTTCTACATATTATTGTTTGTCGTGATATTGGataggacaaaatgcataaagcccccttgtgttttaaaaagtctgcaaaaaaaaaaaccctcatgTTATGAGAATAAGCTAAAAGCCCctctgtattttgtaaaactcagcaaTAAACACCCCTTTCGTTAGTAATTAATGGATAGTGCATTACACGTGCTCTTTGTGCATGTGGGGATCTTTTTtaactcttttttatttttttcttaggtgttttttttactaaaatgccctttctttatttttattttgtttttgtatttttttataatttaaattgaaatattaaattatatttaatttattcaatattaaatattaatttaaattatatttaaattcaaataatttaataactgttaattgttaaatctaaaattctttttaattaattaaaatatatatttaattacaataattattcttaattagctaaaaaatattataattatttaaaatattcttaattaactaaaatatattttaattaatataattaaagttaattaaaaaaaaagaaaaatgatgattttCGCCCCTTTTTTGCCGGCGCCGTCCGACGGCCAATGGTACCATTCTAATCCTCTATTCAAGATGAAAATTTCAgtaccttcaatttgagttttcatcAATCATAGAGAGTGGGCTCAAGTCACGACCGCCGAACATGTTTGCCGTCAATTCGTCTTCGTTAGGTTGAATCCTGACTcaataagaaatttatagaGATATGATGATTTTAATAAAGTGCGCCGCTGCGAGGAGAtggtggtgggggtgggggtaagggggtggggtggggtagttagtttttttttatatatataataataatatattttaaaaattttaaattatttatatataatata comes from Sesamum indicum cultivar Zhongzhi No. 13 linkage group LG10, S_indicum_v1.0, whole genome shotgun sequence and encodes:
- the LOC105172311 gene encoding uncharacterized protein LOC105172311, with the protein product MPIPLPCPPVSNNDNDEVDVSYPTMDTSNPLSSGPEKIPTTTRKGGQSDRLKRIDKCIDAITACSEAKTWKLANIFNDNIEDCMAALSKMEGLPRDLFFAAQDQFVLKDCVGAIDGTLIAASVPVSMQNAYRSRHGDISQNVMDVCDFNLMFTYVMAGWEGSANDARKYYIVDSAYPNFPGFLASHRQDHYHINSFRGNNRQAHSPKELFNQRHSQLHNVIERAFGVLKNIFLILKGPMPPYSLDRQ